TCGTGTTACATTAAATTAATAAAGTTCCATAAGTGTGAAATTTAAAGATAAGAACTCATACAGCTGTCACATGTTATATGTAACTTAATTTTGGTATTACTCCAAAGTTTAGATTGAAATCACAAAGGAATCTTCCTAATGGAGGACAAGTGAATGGGATTACAGAATCACATCACATTATTAGGTTATTGCTCATATGCGAATATCTTCTtcgtttggctgctcccgttaaggatcgtcacagtggctcatccgtttccatttcttcctgtcctctgcatcttactctgtcacgacaaccacctgcatgtcctccctcaccacatccacaaacctcctctttggccttcctcttctcctcttccctggcagctgcatcttcagcatccttctcccaatatacccagcagctctcctctgcacatgtccaaaccatttcaatcttccctctcttgctttgtctccaaactgtccaacctgagctgtctctctaatacactcgttcttaatcctgtccgtCTTTGTCACTTCgcatggaaatcttagcatcttcaactctgccacctccagctccacctcctgtcttttcgtcggtgccactgtctccaaaccatataacatagctggtctcactaccatcatctaaaccttccctttcactcttgctggtactcttctgttgcaaatcactcctgacactcttctccatccactccaccctgcctgcactctcttcttcacctctcttctgcactccctgttactttgaacagtcgaccccaagtatttaaactcacacgccttcgtcacctctactccttgcatccccaccattccactgtcctccctctcattcatgcatatgtattccatcttgctcctactgactttcattcctcttttctccagtgcatacctccacctctcctcaactgcactctactcttgctacagatcacaatgtcattcgcgaacatcatagtccacagagactcctgcctgatctcatctgtcaaccagtCCATCACTATTGTATACAaataagggctcagagccaatccttgatgtaatcctacctccaccttgaacccatctgtcattccaattgcatacctcaccactgtcacactgccctcatacatatcttgcaccactcctacatacttctctgtaacttccaacttcttcatacaataccacacctactCTCTCAGtaccctgtcatatactttctctaaatccacaaagacacgatgcaactccttctgacctcctctatacttctcccatCAACACtcgcaaacattgcatctgtagtgctctttcctggcatgaaatcaTACCGGTGCTCgcaaatcatcacctctcctcttaacctagcttccactattctttcccataacttcatgctgtggctgattgactttatacctctgtaaaaTCATACTCATATCAACAATCATCTTCACCCATATATGAATATGATTGTTGATAACTGCTTCAAAGTAGACTGGCTCCAGCAGAAGGCTTATGATCATCTGAATTGTGTACAGTACTAATTCTTAGTGTTGTTTTTAGTCCACAAAAAGTAAACTATAGTAAAAACCTAACTTCTCACCTGCTGCTTGGTGCTCTTGTTGGCTTTGACGGAGTAGTGAATGTCCTTCATTGCCCGCTCTATAAGGTTTACTGTGTATGGCCTCTTGGTCTCTGGGTTGACACACTTCTCTGCAACAATAGTTGCAATGTCCCTGAACATTGTCTCCAGCTGGCTTTGCCTTTCTTTGTCTGAAACTTGAAGCTCTCCTTTTGCTAAGATCTGATCAAAAAGATAGTAAAAACAAAGGACACTTTAGTAAGGAAAAAATCATGTGCTGGTAAATAGATCTGTGCAACTAAGTGTTACAGTATGTGAGCGGGTGAGAGGAGCGACAATGTTGCTAGTTTCCACAGGGCAATGTTACTAACCTGTTTACAGATTTCTGTCAGGTCATCTGTTCCGAAGGCTTTGGACAAATCGTCTTTCTTTGCCACCTGTCCCTTTGACACATTTATGAAGATCGAGTTTGTCTGCAAAACCTCATCCAAGTCTTTCTCTCTGGAAAAGGAAACATTTCTGAATAATTCCCTCCTTGGAATATAGTTTTTACTTATGAAAAAgattttttaagattatttttttggcattttccgatagcagtggttgagagagagagagacagtcaggggatgacatgcagcaaagggcccgggccggatttgaacccagacTGCAGTGGCAAGGACTCAGCTTTATATGggacacgctctaccaggtgagccactggggcgcccccTTCTGACAAAGGTTTAATAGTGAATGAACTACACCACACTTGACTTAATTAAGCTGACAGGTCAGCTCCACCACTGGCTAGCTGCTCATCAGTTCCTAATTGCACATGCATGGATACCGAATTACTTTTGTTAATTCTTTATTGTCTGGCTTGAGCATATTTGTTGCCACAGTCTGCACGTTAAAATACAAGTATTCATCCATACATTCACACATGGGCACACAGATCATATGACATACAACATGCATACGTACGTACAGGGCAGTCAACAGGACATGGGTACACAGATACTAtgctatataataataataataataaatcaaacttatatagcgcttttctaaagcTCAGATACACTCCATATACATTCTAGCGTATTACTATACTTTCATAATTACATAAACACGCAATTTCACGTGACATTCAATGGGACACGGAGCATAGAAACGTGCAAAGACTTGAGGTGGGGGTGTTCCGTTTAAAACCGGGGTGGCAGAGGGGCTGTTACCCCTGCCACCCGTGACGCTAGCTGGTCCCTTCGAATAAGGATACTGTCTCTACTGAAACGTGCGCTACTCACGCTCCTGATCTCCAGCTCATGACTTTGTTTTTGTAGCAGGCGATCTCGAAGCGTTTCCCTCCCTTCTTCGTCCTCACCACCGCCACGTTCGTCAGCCGTATTTGGTTCGTGGGcgtgaatatcgacatgtttcgCTTTTAACAGGACAGAAAACTGtgcaaaaaacccccccaaaaaaaacactccGGCGAAAACTGTCAGATTATGGCGTCGTATCGCTCCGCCCGGTGCGTTATTAAGCCGTGTCCGCTGTGGAACAAGCGATGTGAATCAACAGTTCCGCTTTCCCTTGGTTCCCCAAGaacgtttctttttctttttttgtcaaattgtaaagtttttttttaatataaatataATTTCAAATAAATATAGATTCACAAAAATTATAATATGTCGTACGTATTTCATTTTCGTATTTTGATCAAAACGCTGAAATTACATTCGGGGGGGACTACGAACACACGCACTACACTTCCCGGCATGCAACGCGCTCAAACGCCCGGACAGTATGGCTGCACTCTGCGACTGCTGAAGCTGTTGTTGATGCCAAGCTTGTGAAAGTGTGTTTACCTGTGTGACGCCCACGATGCTGCAAAGCTGTGTCTTGTTTCTTCTACATTTCACGAAACATGTGTCCGCTGCGGATACTGAAGGTGAGAGCGAACCCTACCTCCTCCCCACTCTTAGTGAAAACAGCTAACCCTCGCAGGTCATTTAGTCCCACTTTAATGTGATAACGGGGTGACCTGATAGCAAAGTTCTGTTTGTCTCAGTGGCGCGTTATAACCGAATGCTGATGTCActcactgcataaaaattctcttATTCCTCTTTCAGCTTCAAAAGATATCCACAGTTCTTTTGAGGGCTATTTCATATCAGTGTGGCACAACAGACTGTACTTGTATTCTGCCGCCGCACTAGTCTTTGGTATATGGTTCTCACTGAAGATCGTATGGAAGAAGGTAACCAGCTACTTGATGGATGTTTCTGAAACTCCACACTCCACGTCTTATAGATAATAGTTTTTCATGTTGTTATCAGATTGTGCAGTATTATCAACACTACTGCACGTTTCCAATATTGATAACATTGCACAatttgatatatatgtatatcttctTCTTTTCGGctcctcctgttaggggtcgccacagcggatcattcgtttccacctcttcctgtcctctgcatcttcctctgtcacgccaaccacctgcatgtcctccctcaccacatccacaaacctcctctttggccttcctcttttcctcttacctgccacctgcatcttcagcatccttctcccaatatacccagcatctcccctccacacatgtccaaaccatttcaatcttgcctctcttgctttgtctccaaaccatctaacCCGCCCTCTAATATACccattcttaatcctgtccatctttgtcactccAAATGGAAAGCTTAGCATctacaactctgccacctccagccctgccccctgtcttttcgtcagcgcgactctctccaaaccatacagcatagctggtctcactaccatcttgtaaaccttccctttcactctttctggtacccttcagtcactcttgacactcttctccacccaatccaccctgcctgcactctcttcttcagctctcttccacactccccattacagttgaccccaagtatttaaactcatccaccttcaccacctctactctgcacatcctcaccattccgctgtcctccctctcattcacgcttatgtattctgtcttgctcctactgactttcattcctcttttctccagtgcatacctccacctccccaggctgtcctcaacgtactccctactctcactacagatcacaatgtcatttggaaacatcatagttcacggagactcttgcctgatctcatctgtcaacatgtccagatgagacaagaaacaagaaagggctcagagccgatccttgatgtaatcccacctccaccatgaacccatctgtcatttcaactgcacacctcaccactgtcacactgctctcatacatatcctgcaccactcctacatacttctctgccactcccaaattcctcatacaataccacacctcctctctcggcaccctgtcgtatgctttttctaaagccacaaagacacaatgtaactccctctggccttctctatacttctccatcaacattctcaaagcaaacatcacatgtgtggtgctctttcgtggcatgaaaccatactgctgctcgctaatcatcacctctcctcttaacctagcttccactactatttctcatatcttcatgctgtggctgatcaactttatacctcggtagttgctacagttctgcacatcaccccttttcttgaaaatcggtaccagtatgcttcttctccactcctcaggcatctttccaagattgtgttaaacaatctagtcttTATCCTTcttcgccctaacctgctgcacatccttcccagctcagtccctctgtctagtcagttgatacaagtccttttctccttccttagtgtgcaacctctcatacaactcaccatatgccttttcctttgcctttgccatgtctctctttgccttacgctgcatctccttgtactcctgtctgctttctttacctttctgactatcccacttcttcttcgccaacctcttgcTCTGTATATTCTcctgtacttccttattccaccaccaagtctccttgtcttcattCTTCTCTTCAGATGACAcctcaagtaccttcctagctgtctccctcattatctctgcagtggttgcccagccatccggcaactcttcactaccacccagtgtctgtcttaactcctccctgaattccacacaacagtcttccttcttcaacatccaccatttgatccttggcgctgccttcactcttcttcttcttgatctacaaagttatcctacagaccaccatccgatgctgcctagctacgttctcccctgtcaccaccttgcagtctccaatctctcagattgcacctcctgcataagatatagtccacctgtgtgcatcttcctccactcttatacgtcaccctgtgttcctccctcttcttaaaatatgcattcaccacagccatttccatcctttttgctaaatccaccaccatctgtccttccttattcctctccttgacgtcatacctacccatcacctactcatcacctctgttcccttcaccaacatgtccattgaggtctgctccaatcaccactctctcctccttgggtactctctccaccacttcatccaactcactccagaattcgtctttctcttccatctcacaatctcacaaccaacttgcagggcatatgcactgataacattcatcaatacacctttgattttcagcttcatactcatcactctgtctgacactcttcacctccagcacactcttacatactcttccttcagaattacccctaccccatttctcctcccattcacaccatggaagaagagtttgaacccacctctgatactcatggtcttactccccttccacctggtctcttgcacacacagtctatctgccctctttctctccatcatatcagccagctctctccctttaccagtcatagggccaacattcaaggttccgactctcacctccacactactacccttcctcctctcctgctgcctctgcacatgtcttccccctccttgttcttcacccaacagtagcatagtttccaccggcaccctgcttgctaacagtactggtggcggtcgttggtaacccgggtctcgactgatccggtatggaaatatgatttatgagccgcatatttgatttggcaaaaatttTATGCCggttgcccttcctgacacaaccctccccatttagctgggcttgggaccggtacgaagaatgcactggcttatgcatcctcggtggttgtgtgtgtgtgtgtgtgtgtgtgtgtgtgtgtgtgtgtgtgtgtgtgtgtgtgtgtgtgtgtgtgtgtgtgtgtgtgtgtgtgtgtgtgtgtgtgtgtgtgtgtttcatcagATATATGTAGTTTTTAACTTTCAAAGCCAACTTGCAAAGAATTTATCATTCTTGTTAGTGATTTTAGTGGGGGAAGTAAGTCAATTGTCCTAGAAGACATTAAATTGGACTGAATTATATTATTTGTCATAAGTGCTTGAATATTTTTCTTAAACAGTAGTCATAAAAAATGTGGGCCTCGCTAGATTTTGTTCTCTATCAGGCAGTAACATGACTGATGGGGCCCACGCTGCCTTACATTGAATCCTGTGCAATGTCACCATTGCATGCGTGCATTGCGATATCACTTCTGAAGCGATATATTTTTCAGCTCTAGTTTGGACACTACCTACTTAGATGTAGTTCACTTTTTCACAGTGACCGAACCTTCATGTTTCCAATCTATGGAAAATGGCCTTTATTCCTTGGATGAGGAGTTGCCCCTGTAAGCAGAAATTCATGCCAGGCTTTCGTCCTTACAAGATCTTTGCCTTGATTGTGTCCATTTTAGAAATCGCTATCGCACCAAGTTGACCCTTGGCTCTACACCGCTGCAAAGAAGACTAGCCAACCGGTGGAGATAAAAGATGTGGTTCATGTCTCAGGGGTTAAAATCTTCTACGGCTCGCAGACTGGAACAGCGAAAGTATGGATATTGTTCAACGATGCTAAAAGAATGGATATATTATGGGATCCATGGataatggcggcacagtggcgcagcggttagcgcggtcgcctcacagcaaaaaggttctggtttcgagccccggggtagtccaaccttgggggtcatcccgggtcgtcctctgtgtggagtttgcatgttctccctgtgtctgcgtgggtttcctccgggtactccggttccctcccacagtccaaagacatgtaggtcaggtaaatcggccgtactaaatcgtccctaggtgtgaatgtgtgagtgtgtgtgtgtgtgtgtgggccctgtgtgatggcctggcagcctgtccagggtgtctccccgcctgccgcccaatcactgctgggataggctccagcatccccgcgaccctgagagcaggataagcggttcggataatggatggatggatggatgatccatggaaaagttaaaatAGTTATGTTATAATTTTACAAAAAATCCAAAGTTTGGGTTATGCATGTGTTGTAAGACTGCAGTCATGATTGATGTGATTAAGTAGAACTACTCTGGTGTCTCATTAACGGGTAATTTTTTTAACTCTCAAGTATTTAAGGTGTTTTATCCACAGTAAATGGGATTCTTACCATGGTTCGTCCTAGGGCTTTGCAAAAGAGCTCTCGGAAGAGGTGAGGGGCTTGGACATACCAGCGGAGGTGATTGACATGAAAGACTATGACCCGGATGACCGACTTGCTGACGAGGTAGGTGGAGTTACTGGATGCAGAGAAGACAAGTGTTTGTACTGTAAGGGGCAGCTGGGTGGGGTTCTTTGTAAGCACCCTCCCTGCCGAAGTGTTAACTGACCAAGGCATTACGTCTTCACGCAATTATCACATGACTGTTAGTATAATTAGTACAATTCAAAaaatttccccgtttttctccccaattttctccggcgtattaccccactcttccgagccatcccggtcgctactccaccccctctgacgatctggggagggctgcagaccaccacatgcctcagaggaggcatgtggagtcaccacccgcttcttttcacctgacagtgtggtggCAAACGTAGTGATAAGGGAAATGGTCAGTCGTGTCTCTCTGAGTAAGTTTGATTCACAGAAAACTGCACGTATGTGGTCTCAGTCTCGCCAAGACAAGACCGAGCCCAGAGCATTAGACACATGATTTCTTTATAGGATCAGACAAACAACTTGCATGTCAGGATGGAATGTGGTgttctgctgacaccagacaaagggagcagcctcccccctccatctgcagGTTCAAGCTACTCCCCCTTCTGCCACAGGAAGGCCACGTACCAGCCATCTTTGTTGTGGGGAAGAGCACTTCTAGACTAAGGTAAACAGGGAGACGGCAGCCACTGTCTCAGCACCAAGGACGCGCCGACAGCAGCGGGAGGGTCAGTGGTAGGCGAAACATGTGAGCAGCACGCGACGCCTAACCAGAAACAAGCGGCTCTGTTTGTCTCGGTACAAAGGTCACAGCAGAACCTGTATAAGCTCGTATCTTTCCATtacaacagtgaggagtttcaccagggggcgtagcacgtgggaggatcacgctattcccccccaccagttccccctccctctccccgaacaggcgccccgaccgaccagaggaggcgctagcgcagcgaccagggtacacatccgggttcccacccgtagacacggccgattgtgtctgtagggacacccgaccaagccggaggtgccaacacggggattcgaaccggagatccccgtgttggtaggcaacagaatagacccaaGACCTTAATCTTAACACAAGCCTTTATTTATCATTATCTTCTAGTTGACGAGAGGAAATTCCCCTTTGGAGGTGGGTAGAGAAGTGAGCCAGGCGGAAGTAAAATCCTCTCGATTTTCTCACGAGGTGGCGGCAGAATAATTTGTATTTGGTCAAGTATCGTATCTGCCGGCGTGGCGGTCAGCACAGTGTAAGCAAAGGGAGCCGCCGTCGGGACACCCTGGCTCCGGTCTTGGCACTtcccacaggaagttgaatcggttcatctgggcacgacgtttattgagagagagccgtttcatcgctcatctatgTGACCTCTCCGGTCTCAACTGACCGCGGGTATCGCAGGGGTATCTTCCcgtgacttccttacctggattattgtgcatgcataaagacatttgcaCTTCCTGTTGTGCAGAGATGCTCGTGTTGTTGGTAATTGAGGGATTTTAGCCTGTCCTGCTTGTTGCTCTCGCTGTAAGATGATTTGGATGAGTGCATCAGCTGTGTCCCAAACGAAGGTAATGGAAGGGGAGTGAACGATGAAGGTACCTTCTACACCCGGCCGGTAATCCTCTTACCTGATCTTCTGCCGTCACTTATGGCAAATTGCCCTGCAGTGTCTCTGCAAAAATATTTGCGTTTAACTTTAAACGGACAACGTGTTTCAGTCTGGAAAAGACCTTGCTTGGGCAGCGCttctattagaaaaaaaaaatcccaaccgGCGTTCACTTAAAGCTTGTACGGTAAAGAGTAACAAACCAAAACACAATCTGCCCCTGGTGCTGTTGTGCAACTTCCAAGCTTCTCCACTTCATTTTGTCCGGCGATTCAATCCCTCAAACGGCTGGCATAAGTGATAAATCTGTTGAACAGAGTCCGCTCAGCTGAGGAGAGATTGATTATTTTCATCGGTGTGGCGCTTTTCGTCTTTTTTGGGAGCAGGCACCGGGCCACACAGTGAGAAATGAATAGGATATTGGTTGTCAGGTACAGTCCGGGGAAATGAATGGCTGTTTATTCATCAGGAGAGCGATGTAGTTCCTGGAGAGGAACCTCTCCCCCGAAGAGAAGTGGCCCCTGATGCCAGCCAGCTCCTACATACAGCCCAGAGGCCCTCACTGGCCAGCCATCAGtcaacacctctctctctcctgctctctctctctctctctctctctctctctctctctctctctctctctctctctctctctctctctctctctctctctctcagtctctcttgcgctctctctctctctctctctctctctctctctctctctctctctctctctctctctctctcggtctctcgctcactctcgcgctctctcgctctctctgtctctcactctcactctctctcgctctctcattctctttcgctcactctttcgctctctcactctcttgctcactctcttgctcactctctgtctctcgctcactgtcttgctcactctctctagctctctctcgctctctctagctctctctcgctctctctctagctctctcgctctctctctagctctctcactctctctctagctctctcgctctctctctagctctctcgctctctctcactctctctctagctctctcactctctctagctcactctctctctagctcactctctctctagctctctcactctctctctagctctctctcgctctctctct
This DNA window, taken from Lampris incognitus isolate fLamInc1 chromosome 7, fLamInc1.hap2, whole genome shotgun sequence, encodes the following:
- the sbds gene encoding ribosome maturation protein SBDS, translated to MSIFTPTNQIRLTNVAVVRTKKGGKRFEIACYKNKVMSWRSGAEKDLDEVLQTNSIFINVSKGQVAKKDDLSKAFGTDDLTEICKQILAKGELQVSDKERQSQLETMFRDIATIVAEKCVNPETKRPYTVNLIERAMKDIHYSVKANKSTKQQALEVIRQLKESMQIQRAHMRLRLVLPTKEGKRLKEKLKPLLKVVESEDFDEQLEMVCLVDPGCFREIDELVRCETKGQGSLEVLSLKDVEEGDEKLE